In the Prochlorococcus sp. MIT 1307 genome, one interval contains:
- the sufB gene encoding Fe-S cluster assembly protein SufB, whose amino-acid sequence MKSPNQVDEIISQPYKYGFITDIETEKISKGLDENVIRLISKKKQEPQFLLDFRLKAYKNWLKMEEPNWADLGYKPINYQEIIYYAAPKNNKKKTSLDEVDPKLLETFDKLGIPLSEQKRLSNVAVDAVFDSVSIATTYKEKLAEHGVIFCSISEAVNEYPDLIKSYIGTVVPSNDNYFAALNSAVFSDGSFVFIPKGVNCPMELSSYFRINSGDTGQFERTLIIAEEHSSVSYLEGCTAPMFDTNTLHAAVVELITLDNASIKYSTVQNWYSGNEKGVGGIYNFVTKRGHCRGRNSKISWSQVETGSAITWKYPSCILQGEGSIGEFYSVALTNNLQKADTGTKMIHVGANTKSTIVSKGISAGHSSNSYRGLVQIGPKASGAKNYSQCDSMLIGDKAAANTYPYIRSQQPLANIEHEASTCRISEDQLFYLQSRGIGFEEAISMMVSGFCRDVFNQLPMEFAAEADKLLALKLEGSVG is encoded by the coding sequence ATGAAAAGTCCAAACCAAGTTGATGAAATCATTTCACAACCATATAAGTATGGATTTATTACTGATATAGAAACAGAAAAAATATCTAAAGGGTTAGATGAAAATGTTATTCGCCTAATATCAAAGAAAAAGCAAGAGCCTCAATTTCTTCTTGATTTTCGTCTAAAGGCATATAAGAACTGGCTTAAAATGGAAGAGCCAAACTGGGCAGATCTAGGGTACAAGCCTATTAATTATCAAGAGATAATTTATTACGCTGCTCCTAAAAATAATAAGAAGAAAACAAGTCTTGACGAAGTTGATCCAAAACTGTTAGAAACTTTCGATAAACTAGGGATTCCCTTAAGCGAGCAAAAACGTTTATCTAATGTTGCCGTAGATGCTGTATTTGATAGTGTCTCTATAGCAACAACTTATAAAGAAAAGCTTGCAGAGCATGGAGTTATTTTTTGCTCAATCAGTGAAGCAGTTAATGAATACCCAGACTTAATTAAATCTTATATAGGAACCGTAGTGCCAAGCAATGATAATTACTTTGCAGCGCTAAACTCAGCGGTATTTAGTGATGGTTCTTTTGTATTTATTCCTAAAGGTGTTAATTGTCCAATGGAGTTATCTTCTTATTTTAGGATAAATTCAGGCGACACAGGTCAATTTGAGCGCACATTAATCATTGCAGAAGAACATTCCTCGGTAAGTTATTTGGAAGGCTGTACTGCGCCTATGTTTGATACAAATACTCTACATGCTGCCGTAGTGGAGTTAATCACATTGGACAACGCTTCCATTAAATATTCAACAGTTCAAAATTGGTACTCAGGCAATGAAAAAGGAGTTGGTGGAATTTATAATTTCGTAACCAAGCGAGGTCACTGTAGAGGAAGAAATAGCAAAATTAGTTGGTCTCAAGTAGAAACAGGGTCAGCAATTACATGGAAATATCCAAGCTGTATTCTTCAAGGTGAAGGTTCAATTGGAGAGTTTTATTCTGTAGCCTTAACCAACAATCTGCAAAAGGCCGATACTGGAACCAAGATGATTCATGTAGGTGCAAATACTAAATCAACTATTGTGAGTAAAGGAATAAGTGCTGGTCACTCTAGTAATAGTTATCGTGGATTAGTTCAAATTGGTCCAAAAGCTAGTGGCGCGAAAAATTATAGTCAATGCGATTCCATGTTAATTGGCGATAAAGCGGCCGCAAACACGTATCCATACATTCGATCTCAACAACCACTAGCCAATATTGAACATGAGGCAAGTACATGCAGAATCTCAGAGGATCAATTGTTCTACCTACAGAGTAGAGGTATTGGTTTTGAAGAAGCAATTTCAATGATGGTTAGCGGTTTTTGTAGAGATGTCTTCAATCAACTTCCCATGGAATTTGCTGCCGAAGCTGACAAACTTCTGGCCTTAAAGCTGGAGGGTTCTGTTGGTTGA
- the sufC gene encoding Fe-S cluster assembly ATPase SufC has protein sequence MKRKDAKLILEISDLHANVEDQPILKGVNLKIHAGEIHAIMGRNGSGKSTLSKVIAGHPAYEVTSGLIKFEGQNLLVMDPEERARIGIFLGFQYPIEIPGVSNLEFLRVATNIRRQSRGEEELDTFEFEDLVKERLKVVQMDEVFLERCVNEGFSGGEKKRNEILQMALLEPTMAILDETDSGLDIDALRIVASGVNQLATPDTSTLLITHYQRLLNEITPDFVHVMSAGKILKTGGRELAIELEQAGYDWIDSPITEQSMESN, from the coding sequence GTGAAACGCAAAGACGCCAAGCTAATTCTTGAAATTTCTGATCTGCATGCAAATGTAGAAGATCAGCCAATCCTAAAAGGAGTCAACCTAAAAATTCATGCTGGTGAAATTCACGCCATAATGGGACGAAATGGGAGCGGGAAAAGCACTCTCTCAAAAGTAATAGCTGGCCATCCTGCTTATGAAGTGACTTCAGGGTTAATCAAGTTTGAAGGGCAAAACCTACTCGTAATGGACCCTGAAGAAAGAGCTCGAATAGGCATTTTTCTTGGTTTTCAATATCCAATCGAAATTCCAGGCGTGAGCAATCTAGAGTTCCTACGAGTAGCAACTAATATTCGCCGACAAAGTCGTGGCGAAGAAGAACTCGACACTTTTGAGTTCGAAGATCTTGTTAAAGAGCGGCTCAAAGTAGTCCAAATGGATGAAGTTTTTTTAGAGCGTTGTGTAAATGAAGGGTTTTCTGGAGGAGAAAAAAAACGCAATGAAATCCTTCAAATGGCCTTGCTAGAGCCAACAATGGCCATTCTCGATGAAACCGATTCAGGTCTGGACATCGATGCTCTACGAATAGTTGCTTCAGGAGTAAATCAACTTGCAACTCCTGATACATCTACACTCCTTATTACCCACTATCAACGACTACTCAATGAAATAACCCCTGACTTTGTTCATGTGATGTCAGCAGGAAAGATTCTGAAAACTGGTGGAAGAGAACTAGCCATTGAATTGGAACAAGCCGGTTATGACTGGATAGATAGTCCTATAACCGAACAGAGTATGGAGAGCAATTAA
- the sufD gene encoding Fe-S cluster assembly protein SufD, giving the protein MVLTNQWVNGLPSPKGILKNIQRCGRESLFKKNLPTRDLEAWRLTDLKRLENLLTLPLSPEKQFKSTTKSDSWPEQTNGSIRIVLGPQQSYESIKLPLGVRSLTSKEIEEHLVSTLNKNSRNQNWLIDINQATTNQVLAIKVGSENPISLELVMPSEKNTFTPTRVIIIMEESASLQLLQVALGSENSAHSHILEIHLAKNAELNHGFLALGGGDASCLAHLSVKQEAGSKYSLTSIQQGWFLSRLEPEIIQLKGQGKTKLQGLQVSTGEQQIATHSLVRFEGPNGYLSQLHKAAASQNSHSIFNGAIKVPQIAQQTNASQLSRNLLLSKHARIDTKPELEIVADDVKCSHGATISQLQEDELFYLQSRGIDSRQATSLLLKGYCQEIVDALPMNANRWNILKKILESIN; this is encoded by the coding sequence ATGGTGTTAACTAATCAATGGGTCAATGGACTTCCCTCTCCAAAGGGTATCCTCAAAAATATACAAAGATGTGGGAGAGAATCGCTCTTCAAAAAAAATCTACCTACAAGAGATCTTGAAGCCTGGCGATTAACCGATCTAAAACGTCTAGAAAACCTTCTAACTCTTCCACTTTCGCCAGAGAAACAATTCAAATCAACCACCAAATCTGACTCATGGCCTGAACAAACCAATGGAAGTATTCGCATAGTTTTAGGCCCACAACAAAGCTATGAGTCAATAAAACTCCCGCTTGGAGTAAGAAGTTTAACTAGTAAAGAAATTGAAGAACATCTAGTAAGTACCCTGAACAAAAATTCTAGGAACCAAAACTGGCTAATAGACATTAACCAGGCCACTACAAATCAAGTACTAGCAATAAAAGTGGGCAGCGAAAACCCTATCTCTCTTGAGTTAGTAATGCCATCGGAAAAAAATACATTTACGCCTACCAGAGTGATAATCATCATGGAAGAGTCAGCAAGTCTGCAATTACTGCAAGTTGCTCTTGGTTCAGAAAACTCAGCTCATAGCCATATTCTAGAAATTCATCTGGCTAAAAATGCAGAACTGAATCACGGTTTTCTTGCTCTAGGAGGTGGCGATGCAAGTTGTTTAGCACATCTTTCAGTAAAGCAAGAGGCTGGCAGCAAATATTCATTAACTTCAATCCAGCAGGGATGGTTCTTAAGTAGATTAGAGCCAGAAATAATCCAATTAAAAGGTCAAGGAAAAACAAAATTACAAGGTCTACAAGTATCAACTGGTGAGCAACAAATAGCTACTCACTCTTTAGTTCGTTTTGAGGGGCCTAACGGATACCTTTCTCAATTACATAAGGCTGCTGCAAGTCAAAACTCACATTCGATTTTTAATGGTGCAATTAAGGTCCCACAAATTGCCCAACAAACAAATGCCTCTCAATTAAGTCGCAATCTATTGTTGTCCAAGCATGCTCGAATCGATACAAAGCCTGAATTAGAAATCGTAGCTGATGATGTTAAATGTTCTCATGGTGCAACTATCAGTCAACTTCAAGAAGATGAACTGTTTTACCTTCAGAGTAGAGGAATTGATTCCAGGCAAGCCACTTCGTTACTTCTAAAAGGCTATTGCCAAGAAATTGTTGATGCCCTTCCAATGAATGCTAATCGCTGGAACATCCTAAAAAAGATTTTAGAAAGTATAAATTAA
- a CDS encoding SufS family cysteine desulfurase — protein MANKQQTLAEITRRDFPLFRNGSNNQKKLIYLDHAATSQKPSQVIEALKNYYSYNNANVHRGAHQLSARATEAFEEAREITASFIGASLPKEILFTRNATEAINIVARSWGDKELQEGDEILLSLMEHHSNLVPWQQLSQRTGCILRHVGITQSGELDLADLQRKLSPRTRLVSLVHISNTLGCCNPISEITEMVHSYGAMILIDACQSLAHTPINVQALNIDFLAGSSHKLCGPTGAGFLWAREEILENMPPFLGGGEMIQEVFLDKSTWAELPHKFEAGTPAVGEAIGMGEALKYLKKIGLENIHSWEKNITEYLFENLNSINGVRIFGPKPERQPKRGSLATFSVEGIHANDIAELLDANGICIRSGHHCCQPLHRYYKINATARASISFTSTINEIDFFIEELTSAINFLKNNS, from the coding sequence ATGGCGAACAAACAACAAACACTTGCAGAAATAACCCGCAGGGATTTTCCACTTTTTCGCAATGGCTCTAATAATCAAAAAAAGCTTATCTATTTAGATCATGCTGCAACCAGTCAAAAACCTTCTCAAGTAATTGAAGCCTTAAAAAATTACTACAGCTATAACAATGCAAATGTTCATAGAGGTGCACACCAATTAAGTGCAAGAGCTACAGAAGCATTTGAAGAAGCTAGAGAAATCACAGCCAGCTTTATAGGTGCATCATTACCCAAAGAGATCTTATTTACTCGCAACGCAACAGAAGCAATCAATATTGTTGCTCGATCTTGGGGAGATAAAGAACTTCAAGAAGGGGATGAAATCTTACTTTCATTGATGGAGCATCACAGCAACCTTGTACCTTGGCAACAGTTATCTCAGAGGACAGGTTGCATACTCCGTCATGTTGGTATTACCCAGTCTGGAGAATTAGACCTTGCAGATCTCCAGAGGAAGCTAAGCCCTCGAACCCGCTTAGTAAGTCTTGTTCATATCAGTAATACACTGGGATGTTGTAATCCAATATCCGAAATCACAGAAATGGTTCATTCTTATGGAGCAATGATATTAATCGATGCATGCCAAAGCCTTGCTCATACACCAATTAATGTGCAAGCACTAAATATTGATTTTCTGGCTGGTTCTTCTCATAAATTGTGTGGTCCTACTGGTGCAGGATTCCTATGGGCTCGCGAAGAAATTCTAGAAAATATGCCTCCATTTCTAGGAGGAGGTGAAATGATTCAAGAAGTATTTCTTGATAAAAGTACTTGGGCTGAATTACCACATAAATTTGAAGCTGGTACACCAGCAGTTGGAGAAGCGATTGGAATGGGTGAAGCACTAAAATATTTAAAAAAAATTGGCCTAGAAAATATTCATTCATGGGAAAAAAATATTACTGAATACCTCTTTGAAAACCTAAATTCTATTAACGGAGTGCGGATCTTTGGACCTAAGCCAGAGAGACAACCCAAGCGAGGTTCTCTTGCCACGTTTAGTGTAGAAGGTATCCATGCCAATGATATAGCTGAACTGTTAGATGCAAATGGTATATGCATACGAAGTGGTCATCATTGTTGTCAACCTCTTCACCGTTATTACAAGATAAATGCTACTGCTCGAGCAAGTATTAGTTTTACATCAACAATTAATGAAATTGATTTCTTTATAGAAGAACTTACCTCTGCTATTAATTTTCTTAAAAACAATAGTTAA